In Nocardioides luti, the DNA window TCAACCCGATGATCGTCGAGGGCCAGATCCACGGCGGCGTGGCGCAGGGGATCGGCGGCGCGCTCTACGAGCGGATGGCCTACGACGAGTCCGGGCAGCTGCTCAACGCGTCGTTCATGGACTTCCTGATGCCCTACGTCACCGAGATCCCCGACGGCATCGCGATCGACCACCTCGAGACGCCCTCGCCCCTGAACCCGCTCGGCATCAAGGGCGCGGGGGAGGCCGGGGTGATCCCGTCCGCGGCGGTCTTCGCCGCCGCGATCGAGGACGCCGAGGGCCTCCCGATCACCGCCATGCCGATCTCGCCGTCGGAGCTGTTCGAGCTGCGCCGGCACCACGCCGTACCGTCCGAAGGGACCCCCTGATGAAGTTCACCGGTGACGCCACCCTGCACGCGCCCGTCGAGAAGGTCTGGGACGCGCTGCTCGACCCGGCCGTCCTGGTCCGCACCATCCCCGGCTGCGAGCGGATGGAGGCGACCGGCGAGAACGCCTACGCGATGACGGTCACCGCCGGCGTCGCAGCGATCCGGGGGACGTACGCCGGGTCCTGCGCCCTCTCCGACCTGGCCCCGCACCGCTCACTCGTGATGCGGCTCCAGGGCGCCGGCGCCCCCGGCACGATCGGCGCCGACGTGGCGGTCGGCTTCGCCGACGCCGGCGACGGCACCACGCTGGTGACCTACGACGCCGACGCGGTCGTCGGCGGCATGGTCGGCGGCGTCGGCCAGCGGATGCTCACCAGCGTCACCAAGCGGATGGCCGGCGAGTTCTTCGGCAACGTCGACGCCGTCCTGACCGGCACCCCCGGTGCGCCCGAGCAGGTCTCGGTCACCGAGACCTCCGACGGCGCGGCGGTCTTCACCGCGCCGGCTCCGGTGGGTGGTGCGACTGCCGTCGGCTCCCGCGACGACTTCGTGAAGGGGATCGTCGTCGGCGCCGGGCTGGTGCTGCTCGGTGTGGTCGCCGGGTCGGTGTCCGGGCGGCGGCGGTGAGGGGCGGCGATTTCCCCGGATATCCGGGGAATTTGGCGCTTTCCATGGGTTGCAACACCCGGAAAGTGCCAGTTTCCCCCGGGAGGACGCGCGGATGACCGACCTGACGGCCGACAGCACCGCCCGCGACATGGTCGCCGCGGTGGCGGCGAAGGCCGTGTCGGCGCGCGAGCTGCTGGAGCTCCACCTGGCCCGGATCGCCGAGCGCAACCCCGAGCTCAACGCGATCGTCAGCCTCGACGAGGAGCGGGCCCGGGCGGGCGCCGCGGCCGCGGACGAGCACCTCGCCCAGGGGAACGAGCCCGGCCCCCTCCACGGGCTGCCGTTCGCCTTCAAGGACACCCACCAGGTCGCGGGCTGGCGGACGACGTACGGCTCCCCGCTGCTCGCCGACAACGTCCCCGACGCCGACGAGCTGCTCGTCGAGCGGGTACGCCGCGCGGGCGTCGTCGTGGTCGGCCGCACCAACGTCCCGGAGTTCGCCGCCG includes these proteins:
- a CDS encoding SRPBCC family protein; translation: MKFTGDATLHAPVEKVWDALLDPAVLVRTIPGCERMEATGENAYAMTVTAGVAAIRGTYAGSCALSDLAPHRSLVMRLQGAGAPGTIGADVAVGFADAGDGTTLVTYDADAVVGGMVGGVGQRMLTSVTKRMAGEFFGNVDAVLTGTPGAPEQVSVTETSDGAAVFTAPAPVGGATAVGSRDDFVKGIVVGAGLVLLGVVAGSVSGRRR